A single region of the Stenotrophomonas sp. Marseille-Q4652 genome encodes:
- a CDS encoding methyl-accepting chemotaxis protein, translated as MTLPAAPAQASVDDHIRSVAGLSARLMAQLRQSLQRIEEINRTTLVISMNARIESARIGMAGRGFAVIAQEMDSLSRSVAEATREIDRSAETTRGEMQDTLAQLEDNVRRTRLAELALANIDLIDRNLYERSCDVRWWATDGAVVAAARPGATAQDVAHASRRMGQILDSYTVYFDLVLVGLDGRVIANGCPDQYHSAGMDVGDSAWFEAARRNTSGEQFGFQAVHASELAGGERVLVYACGVREGGRIDGRLLGILGIVFRWDALAQTVVQRTPLSEQEWTRSRVCIVDDRGLVLADSAGRSLQDVIDFPGRDELLRQPRGAQVLEYEGRMHCIAHAASPGYETYRTGWHCLVLQAL; from the coding sequence ATGACCCTGCCCGCCGCGCCTGCCCAGGCCAGCGTCGATGACCATATCCGTTCCGTGGCCGGCCTCTCGGCCCGCCTGATGGCCCAGTTGCGGCAGTCCCTGCAGCGGATCGAGGAGATCAACCGCACCACCCTGGTGATCTCGATGAACGCCCGCATCGAATCGGCGCGCATCGGCATGGCCGGCCGCGGCTTTGCGGTGATCGCCCAGGAAATGGACAGCCTGTCGCGCAGCGTGGCCGAAGCTACCCGCGAGATCGACCGCAGCGCCGAGACCACCCGCGGCGAAATGCAGGACACGCTGGCACAACTGGAAGACAACGTACGCCGCACCCGGCTGGCCGAGCTGGCGCTGGCCAACATCGACCTGATCGACCGCAACCTCTACGAGCGCAGCTGCGACGTGCGCTGGTGGGCGACCGACGGCGCGGTGGTCGCCGCTGCGCGCCCTGGCGCGACGGCACAGGACGTCGCCCATGCCTCGCGCCGCATGGGCCAGATCCTGGATTCGTACACGGTGTACTTCGACCTTGTGCTGGTCGGCCTGGATGGCCGCGTGATCGCCAATGGGTGCCCCGACCAGTACCACTCCGCCGGCATGGACGTCGGTGACAGCGCATGGTTCGAGGCGGCACGGCGGAACACCAGCGGCGAGCAGTTCGGCTTCCAGGCCGTGCACGCCAGCGAGCTGGCCGGCGGCGAGCGCGTGCTGGTGTACGCCTGCGGCGTACGCGAGGGCGGGCGCATCGATGGCCGCCTGCTCGGCATCCTCGGCATCGTGTTCCGCTGGGATGCGCTGGCGCAGACGGTGGTGCAGCGCACGCCGCTGTCCGAACAGGAATGGACGCGCAGCCGCGTGTGCATCGTCGACGACCGCGGCCTGGTGCTGGCCGACTCGGCCGGGCGCAGCCTGCAGGACGTGATCGACTTCCCCGGGCGCGACGAGCTGCTGCGCCAACCGCGCGGTGCGCAGGTGCTTGAGTACGAAGGGCGAATGCACTGCATCGCGCACGCCGCCTCGCCCGGCTACGAGACCTACCGCACCGGCTGGCACTGCCTGGTGCTGCAGGCGCTCTGA
- a CDS encoding DUF2339 domain-containing protein, producing MESIIALVALAVLAVPVLLGVLAFSLLGLKRRVQLLEQHVAALQARPQPEAAPPAAWTVASSIQPPPAPAPAPAQPAPVSPPPLPATSPLVQAREMDAGAATPPPHAERSRRQPERPGPLQRLLGTARRWFTEGNMPVKVGMLVLLAGVAALLKYASDQGWLNLPIALRLSLISIAALAGLVFAWRKRDSHRTFALALQGGAIGVLLLTVFAACRNHGLIGTVPAFGISVVLIAGLAVMAVLQESRTLAVLGVLAGFMAPVWLSDGSGNHVSLFSYYALLNAGVFAIAWVRPWRELNLLGFVFTWGIGTVWGVLDYAPHKLASTEPFLLLFFAFYLLLPLLHARRSATPGSARVDGALLFGTPLVAFSLQAALLEGERMPLALCALALAALYALLGWLLIRRERFQVLARGNAILAVGFATLAVPLALSARATAAVFALEGAGLVWLGLLQRHRLARWTGIGLQLAAAVALASGVASGPAPSVAITNAAFMGALLVALAGFATAWLYRNASHAWLAAAAYVWGLGWWLGNIALEISNFMPAGSRLHGLLLLLGVTGWVAAEVHRRAPAPALALTTLAALVLAFPLAFAQAADYGQPFAGHGSWVWPVFAALGLRSLLCLRMGEGRIAGLVQLAWWLLWPTVLSLLALHVSERFGLAEGWVGMLLALPWLVMAVLSQDHWRWLAQPLGTCFVRLRPHLQGIVALVLALWWFAALASSGAAAPLPWVALLNPLDLAQVAVLVLAARWLWQNQPGQSASAWRVGLALAALALVTVMTLRAVHHWGGEPWSDALLGSRLAQTSLTVVWSLLGVAGWVSGSRRGQWGLWLSGAILMGVVLAKLLLVDRGNLGDLLGIGAFIAYGLLCTLVGWLAPAPPRRGGANEEASA from the coding sequence TTGGAATCGATCATTGCGTTGGTGGCGCTGGCGGTACTCGCCGTACCCGTGTTGCTGGGCGTACTGGCTTTTTCGCTGCTCGGGCTGAAGCGACGCGTGCAGCTGCTGGAGCAGCACGTTGCCGCGTTGCAGGCCCGGCCGCAGCCGGAAGCAGCGCCGCCTGCCGCCTGGACGGTGGCTTCGTCGATTCAGCCTCCGCCCGCACCCGCACCCGCACCTGCGCAGCCTGCTCCGGTATCGCCGCCGCCGCTGCCCGCCACATCGCCACTGGTCCAGGCACGGGAAATGGATGCCGGCGCCGCCACGCCACCGCCCCACGCGGAGCGGAGCCGCCGGCAACCGGAACGGCCAGGCCCGCTGCAACGTCTGCTGGGCACGGCGCGACGCTGGTTCACCGAGGGCAACATGCCGGTCAAGGTCGGCATGCTGGTGCTGCTGGCCGGTGTCGCCGCGCTGCTCAAGTACGCCAGCGACCAGGGCTGGTTGAACCTGCCGATCGCACTGCGCCTGAGCCTGATCAGCATCGCCGCACTGGCCGGCCTGGTGTTTGCCTGGCGCAAGCGCGATAGCCATCGCACCTTTGCGCTGGCACTGCAGGGCGGGGCGATCGGCGTGCTGCTGCTGACCGTGTTCGCGGCCTGCAGGAACCACGGGCTGATCGGGACGGTGCCGGCCTTCGGGATCAGCGTGGTGCTGATCGCCGGGCTGGCGGTGATGGCGGTGTTGCAGGAATCACGCACGCTGGCGGTGCTCGGCGTGCTGGCCGGGTTCATGGCGCCGGTATGGCTGTCCGATGGCAGCGGCAACCACGTTTCGCTGTTCTCGTATTACGCGCTGCTCAATGCCGGCGTGTTCGCCATTGCCTGGGTGCGGCCGTGGCGCGAACTCAACCTGCTGGGTTTCGTTTTTACCTGGGGCATCGGCACGGTCTGGGGCGTGCTCGACTACGCGCCGCACAAGTTAGCTTCCACCGAGCCATTCCTGCTGCTGTTCTTCGCCTTCTACCTGCTGCTGCCGCTGCTGCACGCCCGGCGCAGCGCCACCCCGGGCAGTGCACGGGTGGATGGCGCGCTGCTGTTCGGCACCCCGCTGGTGGCGTTCTCGCTGCAGGCCGCATTGCTGGAAGGCGAACGCATGCCCCTGGCCCTGTGTGCGCTGGCCCTCGCGGCGTTGTACGCGCTGCTGGGCTGGCTGCTGATCCGTCGCGAGCGGTTCCAGGTGCTGGCCCGCGGCAACGCGATCCTGGCCGTCGGTTTTGCCACGCTGGCGGTGCCGCTGGCGCTGTCGGCGCGCGCCACCGCCGCGGTGTTCGCGCTGGAAGGCGCCGGACTGGTGTGGCTGGGCCTGTTGCAACGGCACCGGCTCGCGCGCTGGACCGGCATCGGGCTGCAGCTGGCGGCCGCAGTGGCGCTGGCCTCGGGCGTGGCGTCCGGGCCTGCGCCCAGCGTGGCTATCACCAATGCCGCCTTCATGGGCGCGCTGCTGGTGGCGCTGGCTGGCTTCGCCACCGCCTGGCTGTACCGCAATGCGAGCCACGCGTGGTTGGCGGCCGCAGCGTACGTGTGGGGCCTGGGCTGGTGGCTGGGCAACATCGCGCTTGAGATCAGTAACTTCATGCCGGCCGGCAGCCGCCTGCACGGGCTGCTGCTGTTGCTGGGCGTCACCGGTTGGGTGGCCGCGGAAGTCCATCGCCGCGCTCCGGCACCGGCGCTTGCGCTGACCACCCTGGCCGCACTGGTGCTGGCCTTCCCGCTGGCCTTCGCGCAGGCCGCCGATTACGGCCAGCCGTTTGCCGGCCATGGGAGCTGGGTGTGGCCGGTGTTCGCCGCGCTGGGCCTGCGCAGCTTGCTGTGCCTGCGCATGGGCGAGGGGCGCATTGCCGGCCTTGTCCAACTGGCATGGTGGCTGTTGTGGCCAACCGTGCTGTCGCTGCTGGCCTTGCACGTAAGTGAACGCTTCGGGCTGGCCGAAGGCTGGGTCGGCATGCTGCTGGCGCTGCCGTGGTTGGTGATGGCGGTGCTGTCCCAGGACCACTGGCGCTGGCTGGCCCAACCGCTGGGCACGTGCTTCGTCCGCCTTCGCCCGCACCTGCAGGGCATCGTCGCGCTGGTGCTCGCGCTGTGGTGGTTCGCAGCGCTGGCCAGCAGTGGCGCGGCCGCGCCGCTGCCGTGGGTGGCGTTGCTCAATCCGCTGGACCTGGCACAGGTCGCCGTGCTGGTACTGGCGGCACGATGGCTGTGGCAGAACCAGCCCGGCCAGTCCGCTTCCGCCTGGCGCGTGGGTCTGGCGCTGGCCGCGCTGGCGCTGGTCACGGTGATGACGCTGCGCGCCGTGCATCACTGGGGTGGTGAGCCGTGGAGCGACGCGCTGCTGGGCAGCCGCCTGGCGCAGACCAGCCTGACCGTGGTCTGGAGCCTGCTCGGCGTGGCCGGCTGGGTATCCGGTTCGCGCCGTGGCCAGTGGGGCTTGTGGCTGTCCGGCGCGATCCTGATGGGCGTGGTGCTGGCCAAGCTGCTGCTGGTCGACCGCGGCAACCTGGGCGACCTGCTCGGCATCGGTGCATTCATTGCCTATGGCCTGCTGTGCACGCTGGTGGGCTGGCTGGCACCTGCACCGCCGCGCCGTGGCGGTGCCAACGAGGAAGCTTCCGCATGA
- a CDS encoding DUF3999 family protein, translating into MIRQLLWLALLPSMALAADDFARQWPLQLSRADAGAYRVPLDASVYTAAHWPDLRDVRVVDADGVLVASAVQAAAELGATPAQRVELPWFVVPASPATASGDLSVVVQRGADGRLSIRNALGAGAGDGADPVWLVDLGAQAPQLRALRVEWADPAATVDVGYRLEASSDLRSWQVIDPQVRLLQSSNQGRVLRQDRIALATSQRYLRLVPLQRHGAPALRRLLGELGTRAEAGDWQWQDLRADAAGDPRKGFIYTLRGRFPVQRIDVAMPANTTATWQLASREAPGGKDRATAGWRVHAARWNTWSLTEAGQLQQSPPLPLDSTVVDRQWRLRAQGAAVSGAPVLRLGYRPGSVVFLAQGKPPYALVAGSAAEVAASAPLAPLLAGLRGRHGPQWQPAAATLGQGTERAGESAYQAPLPPRDWKSALLWVVLVVGALVVAGFALALLRGGRGQPGGN; encoded by the coding sequence ATGATCAGGCAACTCTTGTGGCTTGCCCTGCTGCCATCGATGGCGCTCGCGGCCGATGACTTCGCCCGGCAGTGGCCGTTGCAGCTCTCGCGCGCCGATGCCGGTGCCTACCGGGTACCCCTGGATGCCTCGGTATACACCGCCGCGCACTGGCCGGACCTGCGCGACGTGCGCGTGGTCGATGCAGACGGGGTGCTGGTAGCCAGCGCGGTGCAGGCGGCTGCCGAACTCGGTGCGACACCGGCGCAGCGGGTGGAGCTGCCGTGGTTCGTGGTGCCGGCCTCGCCCGCCACCGCCAGCGGTGACCTGAGCGTGGTGGTGCAGCGGGGGGCGGACGGGCGGCTGTCGATCCGCAACGCCCTCGGTGCTGGGGCAGGGGATGGCGCCGACCCGGTGTGGCTGGTGGACCTGGGCGCGCAGGCGCCGCAGTTGCGCGCGCTGCGGGTCGAGTGGGCCGATCCCGCCGCCACCGTCGACGTCGGTTACCGGCTGGAAGCCAGCAGCGACCTGCGCAGCTGGCAGGTAATCGATCCGCAGGTGCGGCTGCTGCAGTCGAGCAACCAGGGGCGCGTGCTGCGCCAGGACCGCATCGCCCTTGCGACCTCGCAGCGCTACCTGCGCCTGGTGCCGCTGCAGCGCCATGGCGCCCCGGCGCTGCGCCGCCTGCTCGGCGAGCTGGGCACCCGGGCCGAAGCCGGCGACTGGCAATGGCAGGATCTGCGTGCCGACGCTGCGGGCGATCCGCGCAAGGGGTTCATCTACACGCTGCGTGGCCGCTTCCCGGTGCAGCGCATCGACGTGGCAATGCCGGCCAACACTACCGCGACCTGGCAGCTCGCCAGCCGCGAAGCTCCGGGAGGCAAGGATCGGGCCACTGCCGGCTGGCGGGTGCATGCGGCGCGCTGGAACACATGGAGCCTGACCGAAGCGGGCCAGCTGCAGCAGTCACCGCCGCTGCCGCTGGATTCCACGGTGGTGGATCGACAGTGGCGGCTGCGGGCGCAGGGTGCCGCGGTGTCCGGGGCACCGGTGCTGCGGCTGGGCTATCGCCCCGGCAGCGTGGTGTTCCTCGCCCAAGGAAAACCGCCATATGCACTGGTCGCCGGCAGCGCGGCCGAGGTTGCGGCCTCGGCGCCGCTGGCACCGTTGCTGGCCGGGTTGCGCGGGCGCCATGGGCCGCAGTGGCAGCCCGCCGCGGCCACGCTGGGGCAGGGCACCGAGCGCGCCGGCGAGTCGGCGTACCAAGCGCCCCTGCCGCCGCGTGACTGGAAGAGCGCGCTGCTGTGGGTGGTGCTGGTGGTCGGTGCGCTGGTGGTGGCCGGTTTCGCACTGGCCCTGCTGCGCGGCGGGCGCGGCCAGCCCGGCGGGAACTGA
- a CDS encoding GNAT family protein: MGLRRIEADTDPRNTPSRHLLEKLGFVHEGLLRERWRVNGELCDTALYGPLRRDFAG, encoded by the coding sequence ATGGGCCTGCGCCGGATCGAGGCCGATACCGACCCGCGCAACACGCCCTCCCGGCACCTGCTTGAGAAACTCGGCTTCGTCCACGAAGGCCTGCTGCGCGAGCGCTGGCGGGTCAATGGCGAGCTGTGCGACACCGCGCTGTACGGGCCGCTGCGACGTGACTTCGCTGGTTGA